The following are encoded in a window of Phragmites australis chromosome 22, lpPhrAust1.1, whole genome shotgun sequence genomic DNA:
- the LOC133905390 gene encoding metal-independent phosphoserine phosphatase-like isoform X2 — protein MSPTPSLGGEEQLTEVVVVRHGETSWNASRVVQGQMDPELNEIGRQQGVVVARRLSREAKPAAIYSSDLKRAVETAEIIAKACGVSNLVLNEALRERHMGYLQGLKWDDAVNKNPDVFKGFDIFKITKGSDPDSRNQEIPGGGESLNQLTERCVSYLNKIAREHIVLNSEDSKCLVMLPLHWQVNGWWWSPMALP, from the exons ATGTCGCCCACCCCGTCGCTCGGCGGCGAGGAGCAGCTcacggaggtggtggtggtccGGCACGGGGAGACCTCCTGGAACGCCTCCCGCGTCGTTCAG GGACAAATGGATCCAGAGCTAAATGAGATTGGTAGACAGCAAGGTGTTGTG GTGGCCCGTCGGCTGTCAAGAGAAGCCAAACCAGCTGCCATATACTCTTCTGATTTGAAGCGTGCTGTTGAGACTGCGGAAATTATAGCAAAAGCTTGTGGTGTATCAAAT TTGGTGCTTAACGAAGCACTGAGAGAAAGGCACATGGGATATCTCCAAGGCTTGAAGTGGGATGATGCTGTGAATAAAAACCCAGATGTTTTTAAAGGCtttgatatttttaaaattaccAAGGGTTCTGATCCTGACAGCAGAAACCAAGAAATACCA GGTGGTGGAGAGAGCCTTAATCAGCTAACTGAGCGCTGCGTCTCCTACTTGAACAAAATTGCCCGGGAACACATCG TTCTGAACTCTGAAGACTCAAAGTGTCTTGTAATGCTGCCGCTGCATTGGCAGGTGAACGGGTGGTGGTGGTCTCCCATGGCGCTGCCATAG
- the LOC133905400 gene encoding pentatricopeptide repeat-containing protein At1g52620 yields the protein MSRRLLPRITPLPRRHRRRSSSHDPNHPPITPALAASLAHALATRSSNPTWSRSLAALLPSPLSDARLAAAVSSLPNPCLALALVSWYQTHHHDAPTTPLAHSALLRLLARSRRFDAAEATLQSMSLGGAAAAPTRACLGELAAAYADAGMDGKAAEMCERARELYGKLPEVSHCNRLLRLLVERRRWADAHKLYDEMLADEDGADNYSTCVLVRGLCLEGRVEEGRELIEARWGEGCIPHVVFYNVLIDGYCRRGDIGRGLLLLGDMDMKGFLPTVVTYGTLINWLGRKGDLGKIGSLLWEMRVRGLFPNVQIYNTVIDALCKWQSASQAMVVLKQMFASGCDPDIITFNTWISAFCQEGHAREAEHLLREAIRRELKPNQLSYTPLIHGFCIRGEVMVASDLLMEMIERGHAPDVVTFGALIHGLVVAGKVSDALIVRDKMIERQVMPDVNIYNVLISGLCKKQMLPAAKNLLAEMLEQNVQPDQFVYTTLIDGFIRSENLSDARKIFEFMEQEGTCPDVVGHNAMIKGYCQFGMMNEAILCMSSMRKVGCIPDEFTYTTIIDGYAKQGNISASLRLLCDMMKRVCKPNVVTYSSLISGYCKIGDTDTAEDILANMQSEGLCPNVIHYTILIGSLFKKDKVMKAVAYFEQMLLNRCSPNDVTSHYLVNGLTNSMHCIINSNCSSTIKVHDKNVLLDVFKGLVFDGWDPRISAYNAIVFSLCRHDMLGKALDLKDKMVNKGYSPDPITFLSLLYGFCSVGKQRNWRSVLPNEFQKDEFKIIFRYKTLFDQHVVKSVSCEVSRVLQLYADEIQSIQHPEQRFSGS from the coding sequence ATGTCAAGAAGGCTCCTGCCCCGCATCACCCCGCTcccgcgccgccaccgccgccgcagcagcagccacgaccCGAACCACCCACCGATCACCCCCGCCCTCGCGGCCTCGCTCGCGCACGCCCTCGCCACCCGCTCCTCCAACCCCACCTGGTCCCGCTCCCTCGCCGcgctcctcccctccccgctcTCCGAcgcccgcctcgccgccgccgtctcctcccTCCCCAACCCCTGCCTCGCCCTCGCGCTCGTCTCCTGGTACCAGACCCACCACCATGACGCTCCGACGACCCCTCTCGCCCACTCCGCGCTGCTCCGCCTCCTCGCCCGCTCCCGCCGCTTTGACGCCGCGGAGGCCACGCTCCAGTCCATGTCCCTcgggggcgccgccgccgcgcccacGCGCGCCTGCCtcggcgagctcgccgccgcctacGCCGATGCCGGGATGGACGGGAAGGCCGCCGAGATGTGCGAGCGCGCCAGGGAGCTGTACGGCAAGCTCCCTGAGGTGAGCCACTGCAACCGCCTGCTCAGGCTTCTCGTGGAGCGCCGCCGCTGGGCGGACGCCCACAAGCTATATGACGAAATGCTTGCCGACGAGGACGGCGCGGATAATTACAGTACGTGCGTGCTAGTCCGAGGGTTGTGCTTGGAAGGGCGggtggaggaggggagggagctGATTGAGGCGAGGTGGGGAGAAGGGTGCATTCCACATGTTGTGTTCTACAATGTATTGATCGATGGGTATTGCCGGCGCGGGGACATTGGGAGGGGATTGTTGCTGTTGGGTGATATGGACATGAAGGGATTCTTGCCAACCGTGGTGACATATGGAACACTTATTAACTGGCTCGGGAGGAAAGGTGATTTGGGGAAGATTGGGAGTTTACTTTGGGAGATGAGGGTGAGAGGATTGTTCCCAAATGTGCAGATTTATAACACTGTGATTGATGCTTTGTGCAAATGGCAGTCAGCATCACAGGCAATGGTTGTTCTGAAGCAAATGTTTGCAAGTGGGTGTGACCCGGATATCATCACGTTTAATACTTGGATATCAGCGTTTTGTCAGGAAGGGCATGCTCGAGAGGCTGAGCATCTTTTGAGGGAAGCCATTAGGAGGGAGTTGAAACCAAATCAATTAAGCTATACTCCTTTGATTCATGGTTTCTGCATCAGAGGAGAAGTGATGGTTGCGTCGGATTTGCTTATGGAAATGATCGAAAGAGGGCATGCTCCTGACGTGGTTACATTTGGAGCGTTAATTCATGGCCTTGTTGTTGCTGGGAAGGTCAGTGATGCCTTGATTGTCAGGGATAAGATGATAGAGAGGCAGGTGATGCCTGATGTTAACATATATAATGTATTGATTAGTGGTCTATGCAAGAAACAGATGCTTCCTGCAGCTAAGAACCTTCTTGCAGAAATGCTTGAGCAAAATGTGCAGCCTGATCAATTTGTGTATACCACTTTAATTGATGGTTTCATTAGGAGTGAGAATCTCAGTGACGCAAggaaaatatttgaattcatgGAACAAGAAGGTACCTGCCCAGATGTTGTTGGCCACAATGctatgataaaaggatactgtCAGTTTGGAATGATGAATGAAGCAATTCTATGCATGAGCAGCATGAGAAAGGTTGGGTGCATCCCAGATGAGTTTACATATACTACGATTATCGATGGCTACGCTAAACAAGGTAATATAAGTGCATCTCTAAGGTTATTATGCGATATGATGAAGCGGGTATGCAAACCAAATGTTGTTACATACTCGTCATTAATAAGTGGATACTGCAAGATAGGTGATACAGACACTGCAGAAGATATATTGGCAAATATGCAATCTGAAGGTCTGTGTCCTAATGTTATACACTATACAATTCTAATTGGTAGTCTGTTTAAGAAAGATAAAGTAATGAAAGCTGTTGCATACTTTGAACAAATGCTGCTTAACCGTTGTTCTCCTAATGATGTTACGTCGCATTATTTAGTTAATGGGCTCACAAACAGTATGCACTGTATCATCAACTCAAACTGCAGTAGTACTATTAAGGTGCATGACAAGAATGTTCTTTTAGATGTATTCAAGGGATTGGTTTTTGATGGATGGGACCCAAGGATTTCAGCATACAATGCTATTGTCTTCAGTCTGTGTAGACATGATATGCTTGGGAAGGCACTGGACTTGAAAGATAAGATGGTTAACAAAGGCTACTCGCCAGACCCTATAACCTTCCTTTCACTCCTTTATGGCTTTTGTTCTGTTGGAAAACAAAGGAACTGGAGGAGCGTCCTTCCTAATGAATTTCAGAAGGATGAATTCAAGATAATCTTTAGGTACAAGACGCTATTCGATCAACATGTAGTTAAGTCAGTTAGCTGCGAAGTATCTAGGGTTTTACAGTTATATGCTGACGAGATTCAGTCCATACAACATCCAGAGCAGAGATTTTCTGGTTCTTGA
- the LOC133905108 gene encoding phosphoglycerate mutase-like protein 4 isoform X1: MPPASSAGEHFAEVVVVRHGETSWNASRTIQGQMDPELNDTGRQQAAMVARRLSKEAKPAAVYSSDLKRAAETAQTIATACDVCNLVFDQALRERHMGDLQGLQYGDAVRSKPESYKALSSDERNQEIPGGGESLDQLSERCVSYLNTIAEKHKGKR; the protein is encoded by the exons ATGCCTCCAGCCTCGTCGGCCGGTGAGCACTTcgcggaggtggtggtggtgcggcATGGAGAGACGTCGTGGAACGCCTCCCGTACCATTCAG GGACAGATGGACCCGGAGCTAAATGACACTGGTAGACAGCAAGCTGCCATG GTTGCCCGTCGGCTGTCCAAAGAAGCCAAGCCAGCTGCTGTGTACTCCTCTGATTTGAAGCGTGCTGCCGAGACAGCGCAAACTATCGCAACAGCTTGCGATGTATGCAAT ctggttTTTGATCAGGCACTGAGAGAAAGGCACATGGGAGATCTCCAGGGTTTGCAGTATGGTGATGCCGTCAGAAGCAAACCTGAATCTTACAAGGCTTTGTCATCTGATGAGAGAAACCAAGAAATCCCT GGTGGTGGGGAGAGTCTTGATCAACTATCTGAGCGGTGTGTTTCCTACTTGAACACAATAGCTGAGAAGCACAAGGGTAAGCGGTAG
- the LOC133905108 gene encoding phosphoglycerate mutase-like protein 4 isoform X2 produces the protein MPPASSAGEHFAEVVVVRHGETSWNASRTIQGQMDPELNDTGRQQAAMVARRLSKEAKPAAVYSSDLKRAAETAQTIATACDVCNALRERHMGDLQGLQYGDAVRSKPESYKALSSDERNQEIPGGGESLDQLSERCVSYLNTIAEKHKGKR, from the exons ATGCCTCCAGCCTCGTCGGCCGGTGAGCACTTcgcggaggtggtggtggtgcggcATGGAGAGACGTCGTGGAACGCCTCCCGTACCATTCAG GGACAGATGGACCCGGAGCTAAATGACACTGGTAGACAGCAAGCTGCCATG GTTGCCCGTCGGCTGTCCAAAGAAGCCAAGCCAGCTGCTGTGTACTCCTCTGATTTGAAGCGTGCTGCCGAGACAGCGCAAACTATCGCAACAGCTTGCGATGTATGCAAT GCACTGAGAGAAAGGCACATGGGAGATCTCCAGGGTTTGCAGTATGGTGATGCCGTCAGAAGCAAACCTGAATCTTACAAGGCTTTGTCATCTGATGAGAGAAACCAAGAAATCCCT GGTGGTGGGGAGAGTCTTGATCAACTATCTGAGCGGTGTGTTTCCTACTTGAACACAATAGCTGAGAAGCACAAGGGTAAGCGGTAG
- the LOC133905390 gene encoding phosphoglycerate mutase-like protein 4 isoform X1, whose protein sequence is MSPTPSLGGEEQLTEVVVVRHGETSWNASRVVQGQMDPELNEIGRQQGVVVARRLSREAKPAAIYSSDLKRAVETAEIIAKACGVSNLVLNEALRERHMGYLQGLKWDDAVNKNPDVFKGFDIFKITKGSDPDSRNQEIPGGGESLNQLTERCVSYLNKIAREHIGERVVVVSHGAAIVELCRHTDPPNSSIRRNIPNTSLNVFHIFGVTGRWILERYGDASHLASEDGFLENAFGGDGASA, encoded by the exons ATGTCGCCCACCCCGTCGCTCGGCGGCGAGGAGCAGCTcacggaggtggtggtggtccGGCACGGGGAGACCTCCTGGAACGCCTCCCGCGTCGTTCAG GGACAAATGGATCCAGAGCTAAATGAGATTGGTAGACAGCAAGGTGTTGTG GTGGCCCGTCGGCTGTCAAGAGAAGCCAAACCAGCTGCCATATACTCTTCTGATTTGAAGCGTGCTGTTGAGACTGCGGAAATTATAGCAAAAGCTTGTGGTGTATCAAAT TTGGTGCTTAACGAAGCACTGAGAGAAAGGCACATGGGATATCTCCAAGGCTTGAAGTGGGATGATGCTGTGAATAAAAACCCAGATGTTTTTAAAGGCtttgatatttttaaaattaccAAGGGTTCTGATCCTGACAGCAGAAACCAAGAAATACCA GGTGGTGGAGAGAGCCTTAATCAGCTAACTGAGCGCTGCGTCTCCTACTTGAACAAAATTGCCCGGGAACACATCG GTGAACGGGTGGTGGTGGTCTCCCATGGCGCTGCCATAGTGGAGCTCTGCCGGCACACTGATCCACCCAACAGCTCGATTCGAAGGAACATCCCCAACACCTCGCTGAATGTATTCCATATTTTCGGGGTCACTGGCCGGTGGATCCTTGAGAGGTATGGGGATGCTAGCCATCTGGCTAGTGAAGATGGCTTTCTGGAGAACGCATTCGGCGGCGACGGGGCCTCCGCGTAA